In the Engystomops pustulosus chromosome 2, aEngPut4.maternal, whole genome shotgun sequence genome, one interval contains:
- the LOC140119865 gene encoding uncharacterized protein — MDQTIHTGAKPFSCTECRKCFTRESSLVTHQRIHTGEKPFSCTECEKCFARGSNLVVHQRIHTGEKPFSCTECGKCFRVKSSLATHQRNHAGAKPFSCLECGKCFSQKGNLVHHQRIHTGEKPFSCTECGKCFRDKSSLATHQRIHTGEKPFSCAECEKCFTDKSSLVIHQRTHTGEKPFTCTECEKCFTDKSSLVRHQRIHTGEKPVACAECEKCFRDKSSLAAHQRIHTGEKPFSCTECKKCFRDKSSFAVHQRTHTGAKPFSCLECGRCFSLKGNLVEHQRSHTGEKPFSCSECRKCFVKRSHLVTHKKTHKEEK, encoded by the coding sequence ATGGATCAGACAATTCACACAGGGGCAaagccattctcatgtactgAATGTCGTAAATGTTTTACCCGGGAATCATCTCTTGttacacatcagagaattcacacaggggagaagccattttcatgtactgaatgtgaaaaatgttttgcCCGTGGATCAAACCTTgttgtacatcagagaattcacacaggagagaagccattttcatgtactgaatgtgggaaatgttttagagtGAAATCCAGTCTTGCTACACATCAGAGAAATCACGCAGGGgcgaagccattttcatgtctagaatgtgggaaatgctttagtCAGAAAGGAAATCTTGTTcatcatcagagaattcacacaggggagaagccattttcatgtactgaatgtggaaaatgttttagagaTAAATCCAGTCTTGCtacacatcagagaattcacacaggggagaagccattttcatgtgctgaatgtgaaaaatgttttacaGATAAATCCagtcttgttatacatcagagaactcacacaggagagaagccgtttacatgtactgaatgtgaaaaatgttttactGATAAATCCagtcttgttagacatcagagaattcacacaggggagaagccagttgcatgtgctgaatgtgaaaaatgttttagaGATAAATCCAGTCTTGCtgcacatcagagaattcacacaggagagaagccattttcatgtactgaatgtaaaAAATGCTTTAGAGATAAATCCAGTTTTGctgtacatcagagaactcataCAGGggcaaagccattttcatgtctagaATGTGGGAGATGCTTTAGTCTGAAAGGAAATCTTGTtgaacatcagagaagtcacacaggagagaaaccattttcatgctcCGAATGCAGAAAGTGTTTTGTTAAAAGATCACATCTTGTTACACACAAGAAAACTCACAAAGAAGAGAAATAA